A stretch of DNA from Terriglobia bacterium:
CAGTAAATTTTTCCAGCGCAGCGGTGGTGTCTCCGGCTTTTTCGAAGGCCATGCCAAGGTCGTAATAGACAGCAAGTGCGCCTTCATAGTCCAAGCCGGGCGCGTCAAGCGCGCGCGCGTACCATTTTGCCGCGATGGCTGGCATCTGTTTGTCCATGAAGCAGGATGCGAGCAGAGTGCATCCCTGAAGGAAGTGCGGCCCGAAGAGCTTTGAGCCCGTCCTGTTCACGACCTTCTGGAATTCTCCAATGGCTTCATCGAGCAGACCCATCTCACGAAATGCCACACCAAGATTATAATGCGTCTGCTCGTCATCTGCTGGCTTATCCGCAGATTCACTTTTACCGCCAAATTCATCCAGCAGCGATCGCAGTTCCGCCGCCGCGTCGTCAGGAGCGGACGAACCGCTATCCCGACTGTCTTGACTGGCGGAAGAAGCAGCCGACCTGGCCGGGTCGCAAAGGCCATGCAGAGTTGAATCCCGTTCGCGCGCCATGTTTGCGATGAGTTCAACCTTGCCATCTTCCGCTGCGGAAGCAGCAGGCGCCTGATTTCCTCGGATGGGATTCGCCGCAGATGCAGAATCTAAAAAGCGGGTCGGAAGGTCCCATTCCGCCTTTTCCCCGCCCTGTTCGCCTGTGGGTGGAGCGGACTTCAGTACATCGGTCGGTTTTGATTCGCGGCTCGCCTGATCCACCCGCCTGCGGAGTTCTGATATCTGGCTTTCTGCGGGACATTTCTTCTCAAGTTCCTCAACCGCCTTTTGTGCCTCCTGATAAAACCCGTGGCGAAGGTAAAACTCAACCTCTTCGCGGCTCTCCTCGTAATTGAAAGACGGCTTTGAAACCTCCGATTGCTCCGCACAGTTTTGTTGCGGGGCCTTCTTGGCGGAACTCTCTGGACGGAAAATCTGAGGGCCGCCGGTGGAAGACTCATCCCTCTGCGGAGACCGGAAATCGAGAGAAATCTCCTTCGGAGGAGGGACCTCCGGTCCATGCGCGCGAGCGTCCTCGGCACCTCCAGTTTGCGATAGATCGAATTCGACCGGCTGCGCGACAGGTCCTTCCTGTATCGGCGGCAAAGAACCGGCAGGGGTACCAGCCCGTCCAGGCTGCGGTGGAGTACCTTTATCGCCGCCAAACCGCGAGGAGGTCGCATCCCTTTCGAGAGGTGGATTAGCGCCCGCCAGCGGCGTCTGGCCGGACGGCGTCAATTCCCTGACGTGTCTCCCGAGGACCCTTTGCAGCAGGTCTTTGAAGGTTTGATTTTCCGGCTCAAGCGCTGCCAGGCGGGCGTAAGCCTGCTCTGCTTTTTCGAGCTGGTCCGATTGAACGCAGGCATCCTCCAGCGCCTTCAGGACCTCAGGAATTGCTGCCGCGTCGGACGTCTTTTCCGCTACCTCGTAGACAAGCTCGAGAATTTGGATGCATTCCGGGCAAGACCTCCAAATTCGGAGCAGTGTCTCCATTAAAGGGCCGGTTTCGCGCCGGGCGATCAGCGTGGGAGCGGCCCGCTTCAAAACCTGGAATGCCGACTCATACTCACCCTTCTCGATGCAGCGCGCGGTAAAATCCGCGGCGGGCGCGAAATTCGAGGGATTTGATTCCAGTACGTCGGGGAGCAATCCACTCGCAGCGTCCAGATTGTTGGCGGCCAGGCATGATTCAAGCAGCAATCGCTTCGCCTCAGGACTGCTCTGAATTTCGGGAACGGAGCCTAAAATTTCGCCGACTTCTTTTGGCTTTTTGTCGGCCAACGCCTGGCGGGCACGGAGAAGATGGACCTCCGCGCTCTCCGGGGCCAGCTCTGCGGCCCTCTCCAGGCCTGTCCTGGATGCCGCAATGTCTCCGTTGTCGCGGGCGAGGACTGCGGCGCCCAGATAGGCCTCCACCGCCTCGCGGCCTTCCCCTGCGCGTTCAGCCGCTTGCGCTAATTGAAGGCGCAGGCTATGGTTTCTCGGGTCCAGCCGGCAAAGCTTGCGAAGGATTTCAAGGCTTTGGACATGCTGGCCCTTCCTCTCGAAAGCATCTAAGGCGCTCTTAAAGCATTCTCGTGCCTCCCGGGCCAACCCCTGGGCGGAGCTAAGTTCGGCCAACCGCAACAGGGGATCTACGCTGTCCCGGTCCAACCTCACGATCTTCTTGTAGATGGAGATCGCTTTAAGCTTGTAACCTTCGCGCGTGTAGGCGTCCGCCAGCGTGTAAAAACATTTCAGTGCTTCCGGGACGTTGTTCTCTCTTGCGTAAAGGTCGCCAACGACATTAAGCAAAGTCAGGTCGCTGGGTTCATTTTCAAAGGCCAACTGATATTGC
This window harbors:
- a CDS encoding tetratricopeptide repeat protein, whose translation is MAFDKAKTLQEANRYITQGKIAKAIKQYQLAFENEPSDLTLLNVVGDLYARENNVPEALKCFYTLADAYTREGYKLKAISIYKKIVRLDRDSVDPLLRLAELSSAQGLAREARECFKSALDAFERKGQHVQSLEILRKLCRLDPRNHSLRLQLAQAAERAGEGREAVEAYLGAAVLARDNGDIAASRTGLERAAELAPESAEVHLLRARQALADKKPKEVGEILGSVPEIQSSPEAKRLLLESCLAANNLDAASGLLPDVLESNPSNFAPAADFTARCIEKGEYESAFQVLKRAAPTLIARRETGPLMETLLRIWRSCPECIQILELVYEVAEKTSDAAAIPEVLKALEDACVQSDQLEKAEQAYARLAALEPENQTFKDLLQRVLGRHVRELTPSGQTPLAGANPPLERDATSSRFGGDKGTPPQPGRAGTPAGSLPPIQEGPVAQPVEFDLSQTGGAEDARAHGPEVPPPKEISLDFRSPQRDESSTGGPQIFRPESSAKKAPQQNCAEQSEVSKPSFNYEESREEVEFYLRHGFYQEAQKAVEELEKKCPAESQISELRRRVDQASRESKPTDVLKSAPPTGEQGGEKAEWDLPTRFLDSASAANPIRGNQAPAASAAEDGKVELIANMARERDSTLHGLCDPARSAASSASQDSRDSGSSAPDDAAAELRSLLDEFGGKSESADKPADDEQTHYNLGVAFREMGLLDEAIGEFQKVVNRTGSKLFGPHFLQGCTLLASCFMDKQMPAIAAKWYARALDAPGLDYEGALAVYYDLGMAFEKAGDTTAALEKFTEVYSQNIDYRDVAEKIRLLRQTSR